A single region of the Tigriopus californicus strain San Diego chromosome 8, Tcal_SD_v2.1, whole genome shotgun sequence genome encodes:
- the LOC131885594 gene encoding mitochondrial inner membrane protease ATP23 homolog — protein sequence MDMTSLSRTFSIQDMSPLEPGNSGPIRACQTHMIQALTQSPRVRFLVHALQLAGCPLSAARHLAAETCPPGLAGGYDPLTHQVVVCANECTTPERVEAILAHELIHLYDHCVRDLDLMRNEHLACTEIRAANLIHCQSLDDYFTTRDRCVKQRAAGSISVIRGMSRARATPLVDRVFDQCSKDLEPFGRIPFHRECEALAYSDLRLLHRWRKMIK from the coding sequence ATGGATATGACGTCTCTCTCTcgaacattttcaattcaggACATGTCCCCGCTGGAACCGGGGAATTCGGGACCAATTCGAGCCTGTCAGACCCATATGATCCAGGCTCTGACCCAGAGTCCTCGTGTGCGATTCCTCGTCCATGCCCTCCAATTGGCCGGTTGTCCCTTGAGCGCTGCTCGACATTTGGCCGCTGAAACCTGTCCCCCTGGGCTGGCCGGTGGCTATGATCCTCTGACCCATCAGGTGGTGGTCTGCGCTAACGAGTGTACCACCCCTGAGCGCGTGGAAGCCATTCTGGCCCACGAGTTGATCCATCTGTACGACCATTGCGTTCGGGATCTCGATCTCATGCGCAATGAACACTTGGCGTGCACCGAGATCCGAGCGGCCAATTTAATTCACTGCCAATCATTGGATGACTATTTTACGACTCGAGATCGATGTGTCAAACAGAGGGCCGCGGGTTCGATCAGTGTTATTCGAGGAATGTCTCGGGCACGGGCCACGCCCTTGGTGGATCGTGTGTTTGACCAGTGCTCGAAAGACTTGGAACCTTTTGGACGAATTCCCTTTCACAGGGAGTGTGAAGCGCTGGCGTACTCGGATTTGAGGTTGCTTCACCGATGGCGGAAAATGATAAAGTGA
- the LOC131885489 gene encoding short-chain dehydrogenase/reductase family 42E member 1-like, with translation MPLTRRNILITGGCGYVGYNIALALSRDPRVTVILYDIHDNESIKFSLPANIKIVLGDICDEERLIEVLKDNCVTGVIHTAGYGLFGTSNLPAFNDITQKVNVDGTRSVLRASEQVKIQALVYTSTLNVAFRGHEIINGKESDIPRSDQGFLDDYSKTKYEAEQMVLAEPSSMRKTILRLGGVFGPNEKAMLPRSITAISSGLLNLAYCLKSDLKIDLVHIDNVVQAHVKALNALLCPGDACQADQQIFSITDGNPTNLRYFLDPLNVALEGRSLNPMVEVPSIIIIMIATVFHALSKTIGKSFTLPFWGLTPMEAKKITVTHYFSIEKARVILGYQPTLPTDLWPRILSSYGLKKSLKTTRGLFSIKFDVSMPLIASSCFALLFSVCLAVLQTCCL, from the exons ATGCCACTTACTCGACGAAACATCctaatcaccggaggttgtGGATATGTGGGCTACAATATTGCTCTGGCCCTTAGTCGAGATCCTAGGGTTACAGTGATCTTATACGATATTCACGACAACGAATCGATCAAATTCAGCTTGCCAGCCAATATAAAGATTGTTCTTGGTGACATTTGTGACGAAGAAAGACTTATCGAGGTCTTAAAAGACAACTGCGTCACTGGAGTGATTCACACCGCTGGTTATGGTCTTTTTGGGACCTCAAATCTTCCGGCATTCAACGACATCACTCAAAAGGTCAATGTAGACGGAACCCGATCGGTTTTGAGAGCTTCTGAACAGGTCAAAATTCAGGCTTTGG TATACACATCAACGTTGAATGTGGCTTTTCGCGGTCATGAGATTATCAATGGCAAAGAATCTGACATTCCAAGATCCGACCAAGGGTTTCTAGATGATTACTCCAAAACCAAATATGAAGCGGAGCAAATGGTCCTAGCAGAACCATCATCGATGAGGAAAACCATTCTCCGATTGGGTGGCGTCTTTGGACCCAATGAGAAGGCCATGCTTCCCAGGTCGATCACCGCCATCAGCTCGGGCCTACTGAATTTGGCCTACTGCTTGAAATCAGATCTCAAGATCGACTTGGTCCACATCGACAATGTTGTTCAAGCACATGTTAAA GCACTTAATGCCTTATTGTGCCCTGGAGATGCGTGCCAAGCTGACCAACAGATCTTTTCCATTACTGATGGCAATCCAACCAACTTGAGATACTTCCTTGATCCGTTGAATGTCGCCTTGGAAGGCAGAAGCCTGAATCCAATGGTGGAAGTCCCAtcgatcatcatcataatgATCGCAACCGTTTTTCATGCCTTATCCAAAACCATTGGAAAATCATTCACCCTCCCATTTTGGGGACTTACTCCTATGGAAGCCAAAAAG ATCACGGTGACGCATTACTTTTCCATTGAGAAAGCGAGGGTCATCCTTGGATATCAACCCACTCTACCCACGGATTTATGGCCACGCATCTTATCCTCTTATGGGTTGAAAAAATCCCTCAAGACAACGAGAGGCTTATTTTCTATTAAATTTGACGTGTCCATGCCATTGATTGCGTCATCTTGCTTTGCTCTTCTGTTCTCCGTCTGCCTTGCTGTCTTGCAGACTTGCTGTCTGTAA
- the LOC131885029 gene encoding uncharacterized protein LOC131885029: protein MSMEYATGAFSSIKLQDYVDFSIKAGFPKEVSKQFLGLKVTTTLEPVKGKSKTWNIAIECREMPQLGFEDIFEDGVEVERDVVYLGGKTKMLYTMVGDNTFKVKCQNDILGTLFIEEVFTPEGVYAKLTHPGSSSTLNEFLFREGKPKDMSCTQGLYARIKDQEDVDFAIKAGFPEEVAKTFLGVKIITGVEEVGGHPIRRRYTIESPDMPQLNFEGTYEENIEHDLDMAYFGGKTKALIQSTGSNRFVARYKNNTIGTLVMDEVYAPNGVFVKVIHKDSGATLDEIWKRI, encoded by the exons ATGTCTATGGAATACGCCACGGGTGCGTTCTCGAGCATCAAGCTCCAAGACTATGTcgatttttcaatcaaagcag GATTTCCCAAAGAAGTCTCGAAGCAATTTCTGGGGCTAAAAGTCACAACCACTTTGGAACCTGTGAAGGGCAAGTCCAAAACCTGGAATATAGCGATTGAGTGTCGGGAGATGCCACAACTGGGATTCGAAGACATTTTTGAGGATGGCGTGGAAGTGGAACGAGACGTGGTGTACCTTGGTGGCAAAACTAAGATGCTCTACACTATGGTCGGAGACAACACATTCAAGGTCAAGTGCCAAAACGACATTTTGGGAACCTTGTTTATCGAAGAAGTCTTCACGCCGGAAGGAGTTTATGCCAAGCTCACTCATCCGGGTTCCAGTTCAACCTTGAATGAGTTTTTGTTTCGAGAGGGCAAACCAAAGGACATGAGTTGCACTCAAGGTCTCTACGCTCGCATAAAGGACCAAGAAGACGTGGACTTTGCAATCAAGGCCGGATTTCCCGAGGAAGTGGCCAAGACATTTCTGGGAGTGAAGATTATTACAGGAGTGGAAGAGGTCGGTGGCCATCCCATCAGGAGGCGCTACACCATTGAGTCCCCAGATATGCCCCAACTCAACTTCGAAGGAACGTACGAGGAAAATATTGAGCATGACTTGGATATGGCCTATTTTGGAGGCAAGACCAAGGCCTTAATTCAATCCACAGGGAGCAATAGGTTTGTCGCTAGATATAAAAACAATACCATTGGAACTCTCGTTATGGATGAGGTCTATGCTCCCAATGGTGTCTTTGTCAAGGTCATCCATAAGGACAGTGGAGCAACCCTGGACGAAATTTGGAAGCGCATCTAA
- the LOC131885593 gene encoding calcium/manganese antiporter SLC30A10-like, with protein MEDASKLIICALLTLILLISELVIGQFSHCLTLQAVTNQSLYNLLTLTSAIVALKLEGRSPRLDLRSSFGWARLEVVGSLSSLVFLASLSFFTGIECLQTLFHNDHLDAMHQSFSVFSLVVIHFLIWMVVFCLIGGYSFQQSKIMESSTGGIQLTSGQRNANHSTSGKFRGIFHVPSRNIFRDLAGCVILILLSGGVFFFENNLNQKVKYIDPCLSLLSLGALLVSSYPIAKEAGLILLQTIPDKIDVNELRAELFRNFPAILNIHDMHIWCLVPTNIVVTMHVIFQNQESYNNAIVDIKSHLTERGISKFTIQPEMASGTPEDPEVMITEHLCLLDCAPTCRGRIRPKCHKPLVK; from the exons ATGGAAGACGCTTCGAAGTTGATAATATGCGCCCTTTTGACGCTAATACTCCTCATTAGTGAGTTGGTAATCGGCCAGTTTTCGCACTGTCTCACACTCCAAGCAGTCACAAACCAGTCGTTGTACAACCTCCTGACCCTGACCTCGGCTATTGTGGCACTAAAG CTGGAAGGTCGGAGCCCAAGACTGGACTTGAGAAGCTCGTTTGGTTGGGCCCGTTTAGAGGTTGTGGGATCCCTTTCGAGCCTCGTGTTCCTGGCATCTTTGAGTTTCTTCACTGGGATCGAATGTCTCCAAACCTTGTTCCATAATGATCACTTGGATGCCATGCACCAGTCATTCTCGGTGTTCAGTCTCGTAGTGATCCATTTCTTGATTTGGATGGTGGTGTTTTGTTTGATTGGCG GCTATTCCTTCCAACAATCCAAGATTATGGAGAGCTCAACCGGCGGAATTCAACTCACATCCGGTCAGCGAAACGCGAATCACTCGACGAGCGGCAAATTTCGCGGTATTTTTCACGTCCCCTCGCGCAACATTTTCCGCGACTTGGCGG GTTGTGTCATCTTGATCTTGCTCTCCGGAGGCGTGTTCTTTTTTGAGAACAATCTCAATCAGAAAGTCAAGTATATCGATCCATGCCTCAGTCTACTGTCCTTGGGCGCCCTTCTCGTTTCTAGTTATCCGATTGCCAAAGAAGCCGGATTGATCTTGCTCCAAACCATTCCCGACAAGATTGACGTGAACGAGTTGCGAGCCGAACTCTTCCGCAACTTTCCCGCCATTCTGAACATTCACGACATGCACATCTGGTGTTTGGTTCCAACCAATATCGTCGTGACCATGCACgtcattttccaaaatcaaGAG AGCTACAATAACGCCATCGTAGATATTAAGAGCCATTTGACGGAGCGAGGAATCTCGAAGTTTACCATTCAACCCGAAATGGCCTCGGGCACGCCCGAGGACCCCGAGGTAATGATCACAGAGCATTTGTGCCTGCTCGATTGTGCGCCCACTTGCAGAGGACGAATCCGGCCGAAGTGTCATAAACCACTTGTGAAATGA
- the LOC131884780 gene encoding protein transport protein Sec61 subunit beta-like: protein MPGPASSATNVGSGSRSPKAASPRAGSGGTLKQRKPASSARTTTTTRAGGTSSGGMWRFYTDDSPGVKVGPVPVLVMSLLFIACVFMLHIWGKYNRA, encoded by the exons ATG CCTGGACCAGCGAGTAGCGCCACCAATGTGGGCAGTGGGAGTCGGTCACCTAAGGCCGCATCACCACGGGCTGGAAGCGGAGGTACGCTCAAACAGAGGAAGCCCGCCTCTTCAGCCcgcacaaccaccaccactcgTGCTGGCGGCACCAGTTCCGGAGGAATGTGGCGGTTCTACACGGACGATTCGCCCGGAGTCAAAGT TGGACCCGTACCCGTGCTCGTTATGTCTTTATTGTTCATCGCGTGCGTGTTTATGCTTCACATTTGGGGCAAATACAATCGTGCTTAG
- the LOC131885592 gene encoding tubulin alpha-1D chain-like: protein MRECISIHVGQAGIQMGNSCWELYCLEHGIQPDGQMPSDKAAGDDSFSTFFAETGAGKHVPRAVFVDLEPSVVDEVRTGTYRQLFHPEQMISGKEDAANNYARGHYTIGKEMVDIVLDRIRKLADNCTGLQGFLIFHSFGGGTGSGFTSLLMERLSVDYGKKSNLEFSIYPAPQVATAVVEPYNSILTTHTTLEHSDCAFMVDNEAIYDICRRNLDIERPSYTNLNRIIGQIVSSITASLRFDGALNVDLNEFQTNLVPYPRIHFPLVTYAPIISAEKAYHEQLSVSEITNACFEPNNQMVKCNPRHGKYMACCLLYRGDVVPKDVNTAIATIKTKRSIQFVDWCPTGFKVGINYQPPTVVPGSDLAKVQRAVCMLSNTTAIAEAWARLDHKFDLMYSKRAFVHWYVGEGMEEGEFSEAREDMAALEKDYEEVGMDSQEDENEDEY, encoded by the exons ATGCGTGAATGTATCTCCATCCATGTGGGCCAAGCCGGCATCCAAATGGGCAATTCCTGCTGGGAGCTCTACTGTCTTGAGCATGGAATCCAACCCGACGGTCAGATGCCTTCGGACAAGGCTGCTGGGGACGATTCCTTCTCGACCTTTTTCGCCGAAACCGGTGCTGGCAAACACGTGCCCAGAGCGGTTTTCGTTGACCTCGAACCCTCGGTCGTTG ACGAGGTTCGAACCGGAACTTACCGCCAATTGTTCCATCCCGAGCAAATGATCTCTGGCAAAGAAGATGCGGCCAACAATTATGCTCGCGGTCATTACACCATTGGCAAGGAGATGGTGGATATTGTATTGGATCGTATTCGCAAGTTGGCCGACAACTGCACGGGTCTGCAAGGATTTCTGATCTTCCACTCCTTTGGTGGGGGAACTGGCTCTGGATTCACTTCGCTGTTGATGGAGCGATTGTCGGTGGATTATGGCAAGAAATCCAATTTGGAATTCTCCATTTATCCTGCCCCTCAAGTAGCCACGGCTGTGGTGGAGCCTTACAACTCGATCCTGACCACCCATACAACGTTGGAACATTCCGACTGTGCCTTTATGGTCGACAACGAGGCCATCTACGATATCTGCCGTCGTAATTTGGACATTGAACGACCCAGCTACACCAACTTGAACCGCATCATTGGTCAGATCGTATCTTCCATCACGGCTTCCCTACGATTCGACGGAGCGCTTAATGTGGATTTGAACGAGTTCCAGACCAATTTGGTGCCTTATCCACGGATTCATTTCCCCTTGGTGACCTACGCCCCAATCATCTCGGCTGAGAAGGCTTACCACGAGCAACTGTCCGTATCTGAAATCACCAATGCCTGCTTCGAGCCCAACAATCAGATGGTCAAGTGCAATCCTCGTCACGGGAAATATATGGCTTGCTGTCTTCTGTACCGTGGTGATGTTGTTCCCAAGGACGTCAATACGGCCATTGCCACGATCAAAACCAAGCGGTCCATCCAATTCGTGGATTGGTGCCCCACAGGCTTCAAGGTCGGCATCAACTACCAACCACCCACCGTTGTGCCGGGTAGCGATTTGGCCAAGGTCCAGAGAGCCGTGTGCATGCTCTCCAACACCACAGCCATCGCCGAGGCTTGGGCCAGATTGGACCATAAGTTTGACTTGATGTACTCCAAGCGGGCCTTTGTCCATTGGTACGTGGGAGAGGGCATGGAGGAGGGCGAATTCTCCGAAGCCCGTGAGGACATGGCTGCCCTCGAGAAGGACTACGAGGAAGTAGGCATGGATTCGCAAGAGGACGAGAACGAAGATGAATATTAA
- the LOC131884919 gene encoding sericin 1-like produces the protein MRLQVALVLFLALGLAQGFFFKKRRPIRYRPSHGHQRPSYGPPRPSYGPPKPSYGAPKPSYGTPHAKPSYGPPKPSYGPPKPSYGAPEAKPSYGAPQAKPSYGAPHSGSGSSGYAAPQSGGGHSHGGSSSGGHSSGSSGYSAPQSGGGHSHGGSNSGGHSSGSSGYSAPQSGGGHSHGGSSSGGHSSGSSGYSAPQSGGGHSHGGSNSGGHSSGSSGYSAPQSGGGHSHGGSNSGGHSSGSSGYSAPQSGGGHSHGGSSSGGHSSGSSGYSAPQSGGGHSSSGSSGYSAPQSSGGHSSSGSASYSAPQSSSNSYSSPQASHSSSSSQPSYSAPATSSSYSSPSLPSYSSSSSSSSHSSGQQSGYKADPGQNVKVDYSGWKPLNEGQSAPAPSYGAPETPIVTIENAYSSPAASYSPPSNSYGGPEPITAAPNVDSYGSPQAAPTYSAPASSSYGSSSSSASSSSSYSSPSGSSSSYSAPSSTGSQDSYGSPSATPVQSTGNSYTSPSQPSYGASSPDNSQDSYGSPAGSPVQSSGNSYSSPAQASYGSSSSSVSSGSQDTYGSPSSSPITSSSSPSYSAPAQASYGSSSSGSQDSYGSPSSTPVGSASSSSYAAPAQASYGASSSSSSGSQDSYGSPSSAPVASSNSPSYSAPAQSSYGSSSSSSSSGSQDSYGSPSSAPVASSNSPSYSAPAQPSYGSSSSSSSSGSQDSYGSPSSAPIVSSSSPSYSAPAQASYGSSSSSSGSQDSYGSPSSSPVVSSSSPSYSAPAQASYGSSSSSAGSQDSYGSPSSSPVVSSSSPSYSAPAQASYGSSSSSASSQDSYGSPSSSPVVSASIPSYAAPAQASYGSSSSSGSGSQDSYGSPISSPVVSASTPSYSAPAQSTYGSSSSSSSSGSQDTYGSPSSTPVVSSSSPSYSAPAQASYGSSSTSSESQESYGSLSPSSASKGTNSYSAPVEQSSYGSSQDITITADTPVYSSPVPVPSYGSVGQLLSNTNSYSVPDQETAGSSQETYGSPKSSPVSTSQDTYGSAASSSSSSYSSPSQPQNQETYGSPQASPADSSSSSYSSPSQPTYRDEPQNQETYGSPQSSPVTSSSSGNSYSAPNQSTYGAAEAAEPDYSAPVSSNSPSSYGAPEASNDNSYNAPADTASSSSYSSPPQESSDSYEASSGIQPRAQAPVDEYGSPSESSSSYAAPEEQETYGSPEAPVEDSYGSPSSSSISYAAPLVASSEYGAPVESNAALVSYSAVPQEDNYSAPIEEPIFDVYQAAEEAEEYGAPQEPKYGSKIQSVANPAPGEYQSTGDVAQLAEDNQSGSVYVQPDSKPKEEDLFYIYYQEPKEESPKFQEPLYYNSANLKTRARKIRANKKSDKKKSKASLKVDVAGKKHGSSQDLEHKTMKISPSRKYQLLSHSFSRLEGNKKKNEEKNTSLAKMSLVDIIIGLTLSLVVVESRPQLQLNGFTPVNQYDSSSSSSNLYSSPGSSNDNSYSAPQPPTGSYLPSKTLPPPPPPPLPPITTYIKDIPSISTYGSSSSPSSSSSSSSSGFGGGISSGSFPSASTNNPAIVRSNFNAPTSPEDEWDYAFETSNGIKQEARGQIRIIDNKPVVVMEGSYSYTGPDGLQYEVDWYADETGFHPSAPFLPKPVEIPFPEQRAAVEEQIRFAREQEALGVSFSDENTVVAANSELLPNYQSFGDTYYV, from the exons GTTGCccttgttctctttttggcCCTGGGTTTGGCTCAAgggttctttttcaaaaagaggcGCCCCATACGCTATAGACCTAGTCATGGTCACCAAAGGCCCAGCTATGGTCCTCCAAGGCCCTCTTATGGGCCTCCTAAACCCAGCTATGGAGCACCCAAACCTTCCTATGGAACTCCCCATGCAAAACCCAGTTATGGTCCCCCAAAACCCAGTTATGGTCCCCCAAAGCCCAGCTATGGGGCTCCAGAGGCTAAACCTAGTTATGGAGCGCCTCAAGCTAAGCCAAGTTATGGCGCCCCTCATAGCGGATCAGGATCTTCAGGATACGCCGCACCTCAATCAGGTGGTGGGCACTCTCATGGAGGTTCCAGCTCTGGTGGACACTCCTCTGGATCTTCTGGATACTCGGCTCCTCAATCAGGTGGTGGGCACTCTCATGGAGGTTCTAACTCCGGTGGACACTCCTCTGGATCTTCTGGATACTCGGCTCCTCAATCAGGTGGTGGGCACTCTCATGGAGGTTCCAGCTCTGGTGGACACTCCTCTGGATCTTCTGGATACTCGGCTCCTCAATCAGGTGGTGGGCACTCTCATGGAGGTTCTAACTCCGGTGGACACTCCTCTGGATCTTCTGGATACTCGGCTCCTCAATCAGGTGGTGGGCACTCTCATGGAGGTTCTAACTCCGGTGGACACTCCTCTGGATCTTCAGGATACTCCGCACCTCAATCGGGTGGTGGTCATTCACATGGAGGTTCCAGCTCTGGTGGACACTCCTCTGGATCGTCTGGATACTCTGCTCCTCAATCGGGTGGTGGTCATTCAAGCTCTGGATCGTCTGGATACTCTGCTCCTCAATCTAGTGGTGGACATTCCAGCTCTGGATCTGCCAGTTATTCAGCTCCTCAAAGTAGTTCCAATTCATATTCCTCTCCACAGGCAAGTCACAGCAGTAGTTCAAGTCAGCCCAGCTATTCTGCGCCTGCCACGTCGTCAAGTTATTCCAGCCCATCATTGCCCAGTtactcttcatcttcctcatcCTCTTCGCATTCAAGTGGACAACAGTCTGGATATAAGGCTGATCCTGGCCAAAACGTCAAAGTTGATTATTCTGGGTGGAAGCCTCTTAACGAAGGCCAATCAGCTCCGGCGCCCTCTTACGGTGCTCCAGAAACTCCAATTGTTACCATTGAAAATGCCTACAGCTCCCCTGCCGCAAGCTACAGCCCTCCAAGTAATTCTTACGGCGGCCCAGAGCCCATTACCGCAGCGCCCAATGTTGACAGCTATGGCTCTCCCCAAGCTGCTCCAACTTACTCGGCACCAGCCTCATCATCCTACGGCTCCTCATCAAGCTCTGCTAGTTCATCGTCGAGTTATTCTTCTCCTTCTGGATCCTCGTCATCTTACAGTGCTCCATCCTCCACAGGATCACAAGATTCATATGGATCGCCAAGTGCCACCCCAGTCCAATCAACTGGCAACTCATACACATCACCATCACAACCATCTTATGGTGCTAGTTCCCCTGACAACTCTCAAGATAGCTATGGGTCCCCTGCTGGTAGTCCAGTCCAATCCTCTGGAAACAGTTACTCATCCCCAGCTCAAGCGTCATATGGATCATCATCAAGCAGTGTCTCTAGTGGATCCCAAGACACTTATGGCTCACCCAGTTCTTCACCTATCACATCTTCCAGTAGTCCGTCGTACTCAGCTCCTGCTCAAGCCTCATATGGATCCTCCTCCAGTGGGTCGCAAGACTCTTATGGCTCACCAAGCTCTACCCCTGTTGGTTCAGCTAGCAGCTCTTCCTATGCAGCCCCAGCCCAAGCCTCATACGGAGCCTCTTCAAGCAGCAGCTCAGGTTCGCAGGACTCCTATGGTTCTCCAAGTTCTGCTCCTGTTGCATCTTCTAACAGTCCCTCCTACTCTGCTCCTGCTCAATCATCATATGGATCGTCTTCTTCCAGTAGCAGTTCTGGATCCCAGGATTCATATGGCTCTCCAAGCTCTGCTCCTGTTGCATCTTCAAACAGTCCTTCCTACTCTGCTCCTGCTCAACCATCATACGGATCGTCTTCTTCCAGTAGCAGTTCTGGGTCCCAGGATTCATATGGCTCTCCAAGCTCTGCTCCTATTGTATCTTCTAGCAGCCCCTCGTACTCAGCCCCTGCCCAAGCCTCTTATGGATCTTCAAGCAGTAGCTCTGGATCGCAAGACTCCTATGGTTCCCCTAGCTCTTCCCCAGTAGTATCTTCCAGCAGCCCTTCATACTCAGCCCCTGCCCAAGCTTCATATGGATCTTCCAGCAGTAGCGCTGGATCGCAAGACTCTTATGGTTCCCCTAGCTCTTCTCCTGTAGTATCTTCCAGCAGCCCTTCATACTCAGCCCCTGCCCAAGCTTCATACGGATCTTCCAGCAGTAGCGCTAGCTCGCAAGACTCTTATGGTTCCCCTAGCTCTTCTCCTGTTGTGTCTGCTAGTATTCCCTCCTATGCAGCCCCAGCCCAAGCCTCATACGGATCCTCTTCAAGCAGTGGCTCAGGATCACAGGATTCCTATGGTTCTCCAATTTCTTCCCCTGTAGTATCTGCCAGCACTCCCTCCTACTCAGCTCCTGCTCAATCAACATATGGATCATCTTCTTCAAGTAGCAGTTCTGGATCCCAGGATACATATGGCTCTCCAAGCTCTACCCCTGTTGTATCTTCCAGCAGCCCCTCGTACTCAGCCCCTGCCCAAGCCTCTTATGGATCTTCAAGCACTAGCTCTGAATCGCAAGAATCTTATGGCTCTCTGAGCCCTTCATCTGCGTCGAAGGGAACAAATTCGTACTCAGCCCCAGTCGAACAATCAAGCTATGGGTCATCTCAAGACATCACTATCACCGCTGATACACCAGTATACTCTAGTCCTGTTCCTGTCCCTTCGTATGGCTCAGTTGGACAACTTTTGAGCAACACCAACTCCTATTCTGTCCCTGATCAAGAAACTGCTGGTTCATCACAGGAAACATATGGATCACCTAAGTCATCCCCTGTTTCAACTAGTCAAGACACCTATGGTTCAGCTGCCTCCTCTTCCAGCTCCTCTTACTCCTCACCAAGTCAACCCCAAAATCAGGAAACTTATGGATCGCCTCAAGCCTCGCCAGCAGACTCCTCCAGCTCCTCTTACTCTTCACCAAGTCAGCCCACATACCGAGACGAACCCCAAAATCAGGAAACGTATGGATCGCCCCAATCCTCTCCAGTGACTTCATCCAGCTCAGGCAACTCTTATTCCGCCCCGAATCAATCGACGTACGGTGCTGCTGAAGCTGCTGAACCAGACTACTCTGCACCTGTCAGTTCCAATAGCCCAAGCTCTTATGGTGCACCTGAGGCCTCCAATGATAATAGCTACAATGCCCCAGCAGACACAGCATCGTCTAGTTCTTACTCCTCCCCTCCTCAGGAGAGTTCTGACTCATATGAGGCCTCATCGGGCATTCAACCCAGAGCTCAGGCTCCTGTTGATGAATATGGATCTCCATCAGAATCGAGCAGTTCCTACGCAGCACCAGAGGAACAGGAGACTTATGGCAGTCCCGAGGCCCCTGTTGAAGACAGTTATGGCTcaccttcctcctcctctatCTCGTACGCTGCACCCCTAGTTGCCAGCTCTGAATACGGAGCCCCAGTGGAATCAAATGCGGCTTTGGTGTCGTACTCTGCAGTTCCACAAGAAGACAATTACTCGGCGCCCATTGAGGAACCTATTTTTGATGTCTATCAAGCAGCTGAGGAAGCTGAAGAATATGGAGCTCCCCAGGAACCCAAGTATGGATCTAAAATTCAGTCTGTCGCCAACCCTGCTCCAGGAGAGTATCAATCGACAGGAGACGTTGCTCAGTTAGCTGAGGACAACCAAAGTGGGTCGGTTTACGTTCAGCCTGATTCAAAACCGAAAGAAGAAGACCTCTTCTATATTTACTACCAGGAGCCCAAGGAGGAGtctccaaaatttcaagaacCGCTTTACTATAATTCAGCAAACCTCAAAACTCGTGCTCGTAAAATCCGTGCAAACAAAAAGAgtgacaagaagaaaagtaaAGCAAGTCTGAAGGTTGATGTTGCAGGCAAGAAGCATGGTTCCTCTCAGGATTTGGAGCACA AAACCATGAAAATTAGCCCCTCC AGAAAATATCAACTTCTTAGCCATTCCTTCTCTAGACTTGAGGGgaataagaagaagaacgaggaaaaaaacacaagTTTGGCTAAAATGTCGTTGGTTGACATCATCATTGGCTTGACTTTAAGTTTGGTTGTGGTCGAGTCCCGTCCTCAACTTCAGCTCAATGGATTCACTCCTGTCAATCAATACGACTCATCCtcaagttcttcaaatctATATTCGTCGCCCGGATCTTCCAACGACAACTCTTATTCAGCTCCACAACCCCCGACAGGGTCATATTTGCCATCCAAAACCCtaccccctcctcctcctcctcctcttccgcCAATAACAACCTATATCAAGGACATTCCATCGATATCCACCTATGGATCCTCATCTTCCccttcatcgtcatcgtcatcatcttcatcggGGTTCGGCGGTGGAATAAGTTCCGGCTCCTTCCCTTCAGCCAGTACCAATAATCCCGCCATTGTTCGATCCAATTTCAACGCACCTACGAGTCCAGAAGATGAATGGGACTACGCCTTTGAAACATCCAATGGCATCAAACAAGAGGCACGAGGTCAGATTCGAATCATTGATAACAAACCCGTGGTGGTCATGGAAGGATCCTACTCGTATACGGGTCCGGACGGTCTTCAGTACGAGGTGGATTGGTACGCTGATGAAACTGGCTTTCATCCATCCGCGCCATTCTTGCCTAAACCGGTTGAGATTCCTTTTCCAGAACAGCGTGCAGCTGTTGAAGAGCAGATCCGGTTTGCACGTGAGCAAGAAGCTTTAGGTGTGTCCTTCAGTGATGAGAACACCGTGGTGGCTGCGAACTCTGAGTTGCTGCCTAATTATCAGTCATTCGGTGACACTTACTATGTTTAG